The Bacteriovorax sp. PP10 nucleotide sequence CTAGATTGCCAGATTTTTAATGAGGCCCATACCGTGACAGGAGCTTCTCCTGAAGGTCGTGGACTCCTTGAGTGTATCAAACGTTTAAGAATTGAAAATCCTTCTCCTGACTTTGCTATCGCTCATGGAACAGCTACCCAATTAAATGATCAGATTGAAGATCTGGTTTTATCAAAAACTCAAAAGTTATTTGATCGTCCTTTTTATATCACTGGTACAAAGTGGTCCGTAGGACACACTCTTGGTGCTAGTGGATCAGTGGATCTCATTGCAGCGATGATGAGTCTTCGTCATCAAAGAGTTTTTTCTTTGAATGCCAAAGCTGGTGTGGTGAACACTCAGTGCCTGGCGCAGAATTATATGAGTGATAAATCTCAACCCGCCAAACTTGAATCAGCTTTGATTACATCGCTAGGTTTTGGTGGAACGAACGGTGCCTTAATTGTTAAAAGGCACGGTGTATGAGTTTAAATATTTCTTACCAGTTTAATGATATCACCTTAGATAAAACCATTACACCAATATGGGCAGAACAAATTAAGCGCTGGAGTCAGCTGGATGAGGCCTCTTTTGTTTTAGCAGAAGCTGTTTCAAAGAATATGGATTTCTTCGGGGAAGGTTTTGATCAGTTGGTTGTTGTTTCTACTCAAGGATCTCTTCATACCGATCGCCTGTTCGTGAATGATGTAAAGATCTCACCATCAAATTTTGTTCACACACTACCAAACGTGCGATCAATCGTGTTTTCAGTTCTGACTAAATGGGAAGGACCGCTATTTTGTCTTTCACAGGGAACTCATTCTCTTGTTTCATTTTTAAATGAAGCTAGGCTGGTTCATCAGGATCAAAAAACGTTAGTGATCAGTTTAAATAAATTAAATAATATCCATCAGTGTGACTTTTACCTGGTTGGAAAAAATTGTAAGAACTCTCAGTACACTTTTACAAGTGCCGACCAAATCGAAAGTGATTTCACTTTTAGGTCGAAGCTGATGAGCTTAAGGAAGATGAATTAATGAAATACGTAATCGGCGCAAAACATATTAGCTTTGCAGACGTGCTCAAAATGCACCATGAAGAAGAAATTGATTTCGATCAAGAACTTATCGAGAGAGTGAATAAGTCTCACGAAAACTTTAAGCGCCATTTCGCTAAAGAAATTCCGATCTATGGAGTGACGACTGGTTTCGGTGACAGCTGCCACCGCTCTGTTCGAAATGAAGACTCGGAAATCCTGCAAGACAACCTTGTGTCTTATCTGATGATGGGAACAGGAAAGAATTTATCTAAAGACGTTGGTGCTTCAATGCTACTTTTTAGAATCATCTCACTTTCACGTGGGTATTCTGGAGTTTCAATTGAACTGCTTAACAAAATGAAAGAGCTCTACAATAAAAAAATCTTCCCAGTGATTCCAAGAGAAGGATCTTTAGGAGCAAGTGGAGATTTAATCCCACTAGCGTACATTGCCAACAATGTTCGTGGCCAGGGAAGAGTTTATTATAAAAATGAAGAATGTGACCTTGAAACTTTAGTGGCCAGTGGAGTGTACACACCTCATAAGCTGCTACCGAAAGAAGGTCTGGCCATGGTTAATGGTACGACAAGTATGACGGCACTAAGCTTTCACAACTTCCAGCTGGGAACTTATCTAAACGAACTAGCGATGCTTTGCTCGGGATGGTTATGTTTAACAATCCATGGAAGAGTTGAGGCCTTCGGAACACTTGTTAACAACGAAGCTAAAAAGTTCGCAGGACAAAGTTTTGCTGCTGAAAAAATCACTGAAATTCTAACGAAAGAAAATTATACAGGTGTAAGCTACCACGCGATCAACAAAAACGCTGAAGATGGTCTTACAACTCACTTGGTTCAAGATCCATACTCACTAAGATGTGCTCCACAAGTTTTAGGCCCGGTGTCTGATACTCTAAGCATGATTGAGCAGTGGATTGAAATGGAAATCAACGGCGTTTCAGACAATCCTCTTTTTGATCAGGAAGACCGACTTGCTAACGGTGGAAACTTTTACGGTGGCTACCTTGCTCACTCAATGGATTATCTAAAAATCTGTATGGGAAATATTGCTGACCTAATGGACAGACAATTAACTCTTTTAATCAGTGAAAAAACCAATCGTGGGTTAACTCCCAACCTTGCGAACTGGGAAGGAATTGATATCGAAAAACGCCACCTGTCTCACGGACTAAAAGGCGTTCATCAAAACGTTTCAGCGATCACCTCTGACATCATGGCAAAGTGTATCCCCAATACAATTTTCAGCCGCTCTTCAGAGTCACATAACCAGGATAAGGTTTCTCTTGGTATGACGGCCGCAGTTCAAAGCAGCGAGCAGTTAGAAGTATTAGTGACAGTTTTTGCTTGTTACTTATGTTGTCTTGCTCAGGCCGTAGACCTGAGAAAAATAAAGCTTCAAGGTGAAGTCTCAAAAAGATACTACGACCTTGTTCGCTCACAAATCCCGTTTGTTGAAAAAGATATGAGATTAGATATTGGCATTATGAAATTAAGAGACAGATTGCTTGTTGAAGCAAAGGAGAGAGGACATGTCTTCGTATGATGTAATTGTTGTTGGTGGTGGCCCAGGTGGATGCACGACTGCAACTTATCTTGCTTTAAAAGGGCATAAAGTATTATTGATTGAAAAAGAAGTTTTCCCAC carries:
- a CDS encoding HAL/PAL/TAL family ammonia-lyase — translated: MKYVIGAKHISFADVLKMHHEEEIDFDQELIERVNKSHENFKRHFAKEIPIYGVTTGFGDSCHRSVRNEDSEILQDNLVSYLMMGTGKNLSKDVGASMLLFRIISLSRGYSGVSIELLNKMKELYNKKIFPVIPREGSLGASGDLIPLAYIANNVRGQGRVYYKNEECDLETLVASGVYTPHKLLPKEGLAMVNGTTSMTALSFHNFQLGTYLNELAMLCSGWLCLTIHGRVEAFGTLVNNEAKKFAGQSFAAEKITEILTKENYTGVSYHAINKNAEDGLTTHLVQDPYSLRCAPQVLGPVSDTLSMIEQWIEMEINGVSDNPLFDQEDRLANGGNFYGGYLAHSMDYLKICMGNIADLMDRQLTLLISEKTNRGLTPNLANWEGIDIEKRHLSHGLKGVHQNVSAITSDIMAKCIPNTIFSRSSESHNQDKVSLGMTAAVQSSEQLEVLVTVFACYLCCLAQAVDLRKIKLQGEVSKRYYDLVRSQIPFVEKDMRLDIGIMKLRDRLLVEAKERGHVFV